Proteins encoded within one genomic window of Humulus lupulus chromosome 1, drHumLupu1.1, whole genome shotgun sequence:
- the LOC133798181 gene encoding B3 domain-containing transcription factor VRN1 — protein sequence MQRPYFHKLIVLSIIQAKQLRIPDNFVKKFRDELSTVATITVPDGHIWRVGLKKADNRIWFHDGWQDFVDRYGIRLGYLLIFRYEGNTTFNVFIFNLTTSEINYQGNSMHSSQAIYNNRYQIFEEMEDDSDEIVGFSSGRMATGPLKAKLLGERAEQMTQGKVFNPPSLQNLFNGSKLNCINWGNEGNLDPAKGAGNFQAQNQLTHGVGVQFNVMESKKSGGEVKMNNSEEELRRSKKAGRKKRKIDSNGQESPIKHDETDMRFRFYESASARKRTVTAEERERAISSAKTFEPTNPFCRVVLRPSYLYRGCIMYLPSCFAEKNLNGVSGFIKLQTSDGRQWPVRCLYRGGRAKLSQGWYEFSLENNFGEGDVCVFEMLKMKEVVLKVTVFRVLEDAGLLNHPSHHTVSSSKLIRN from the exons AGGATCCCGGATAATTTTGTCAAGAAATTCAGGGATGAGCTTTCAACTGTTGCTACAATCACTGTTCCTGATGGTCATATATGGCGTGTAGGATTGAAGAAAGCTGATAACAGAATATGGTTTCATGATGGTTGGCAGGATTTTGTTGATCGTTATGGCATCCGTCTTGGTTACCTCTTAATATTTAGATATGAAGGGAATACAACTTTCAatgtttttatatttaatttgacaaCATCCGAGATCAATTATCAAGGAAATTCTATGCATAGCTCTCAAGCCATTTACAACAATAGATATCAAATCTTTGAAGAAATGGAAGATGATTCTGATGAAATAGTGGGTTTTTCATCTGGGCGTATGGCAACTGGTCCTTTGAAAGCTAAGCTTCTTGGTGAACGTGCAGAGCAAATGACACAAGGCAAGGTTTTCAATCCCCCATCTCTACAGAATTTGTTCAATGGCTCTAAACTTAACTGCATAAATTGGGGCAATGAAGGGAATTTGGATCCAGCAAAGGGTGCTGGCAATTTCCAAGCACAAAATCAATTGACTCATGGTGTAGGTGTTCAGTTCAATGTTATGGAGTCTAAAAAGTCCGGGGGGGAAGTCAAAATGAACAATTCTGAAGAAGAATTGCGAAGGTCTAAAAAAGCTGGGAGGAAAAAGCGAAAAATTGATTCTA ATGGGCAGGAGTCTCCCATCAAACATGATGAGACTGATATGCGCTTTAGATTTTATGAAAGTGCTTCTGCAAGAAAGAGAACTGTGACTGCTGAAGAAAGAGAAAGGGCTATTAGTTCAGCCAAAACATTTGAGCCCACAAACCCTTTCTGCAGGGTTGTATTGCGACCTTCGTATCTGTACAGGGGATGTATAATG TACTTACCATCCTGCTTTGCGGAAAAGAACTTAAATGGAGTTTCCGGATTCATCAAACTTCAGACGTCTGATGGTAGACAATGGCCTGTTCGGTGCCTTTATAGAGGAGGTAGAGCTAAACTAAGCCAGGGTTGGTATGAATTTTCGTTGGAGAATAATTTTGGGGAAGGTGATGTTTGTGTCTTTGAGATGCTCAAGATGAAGGAAGTTGTGCTTAAGGTTACAGTTTTTCGTGTGCTTGAAGATGCAGGACTCTTGAACCATCCATCTCACCACACTGTCAGCAGTAGCAAACTAATTAGAAATTGA